In the Opitutia bacterium genome, one interval contains:
- a CDS encoding DUF4097 family beta strand repeat protein — protein sequence MSTALRRLALVALSLATAASLSATVTEKFNQTHPLAADGTVALSNVNGTVEIVGWDKNEVSIEAEKIASNEAGMKRIEIDVDATPDRVTIKTKLEKKWFSFGFNRAEVRYKLHVPASATLRKIDVVNADVHVRGVKGYVDLDTVNGSIDAEGLARGGRFDTVNGSIRASFVEVGAKDRIVLDTVNGSATVTLPANAAFSLKADSVNGSISCDYPITIGKAGSRHLKGDVNGGGAEVVLDSVNGGLAVRANR from the coding sequence ATGTCCACCGCGCTCCGCCGCCTCGCCCTCGTCGCTCTTTCCCTCGCCACCGCCGCCTCGCTCTCCGCGACGGTGACCGAGAAATTCAACCAGACCCACCCGCTCGCCGCCGACGGCACGGTCGCCCTCAGCAACGTCAACGGCACCGTTGAGATCGTCGGCTGGGACAAGAACGAAGTCAGCATCGAGGCCGAGAAGATCGCTTCAAACGAAGCCGGCATGAAGCGCATCGAGATCGACGTCGACGCCACGCCCGACCGCGTGACGATCAAGACGAAGCTCGAGAAGAAGTGGTTTTCCTTCGGCTTCAACCGCGCCGAAGTCCGCTACAAGCTCCACGTGCCCGCCTCGGCGACACTGCGAAAAATCGACGTCGTGAACGCCGACGTCCACGTCCGTGGCGTCAAAGGCTACGTCGATCTCGACACCGTGAACGGCTCCATCGACGCCGAGGGTCTCGCCCGCGGCGGCCGCTTCGACACCGTCAACGGCTCGATCCGCGCCAGCTTTGTCGAAGTCGGCGCGAAGGACCGCATCGTCCTCGATACCGTCAACGGTTCCGCCACGGTCACGCTGCCCGCCAACGCCGCATTCAGCCTCAAAGCCGATTCGGTCAACGGCAGCATCTCGTGCGACTACCCGATCACGATCGGCAAAGCCGGCAGCCGCCACCTGAAAGGCGACGTCAACGGCGGCGGCGCCGAAGTCGTGCTCGACTCCGTCAACGGCGGCCTCGCCGTCCGCGCAAACCGCTGA
- a CDS encoding DUF4097 family beta strand repeat protein: protein MNFRLFRLPVLAVFALAAVGVASAKVTEKFSQTCPLGATGTVALSNVNGDVEIVGWDKAEVSIEAEKSARNDEELKRIEIVVEASADQVSIRTKHHKAEGTSWWHRNSNTPGAVHYVVRVPAKLVRLKIDAMNSNLSIDKVSAAMKLETMNGRIRANSLTGDAELDTMNGRISASFDRLGAGQKVNVDTMNGQCEIFVPADASARVNASSMNGRVTSELPITIEKSSRRSLHGALGKGEASVSMDSMNGSLSIRART from the coding sequence ATGAACTTCCGCCTCTTCCGTCTCCCCGTCCTTGCTGTGTTTGCGCTCGCCGCTGTCGGCGTCGCCTCCGCCAAAGTCACGGAGAAATTCAGCCAGACCTGCCCGCTCGGCGCCACCGGCACCGTCGCCCTGTCCAACGTGAACGGCGACGTCGAGATCGTCGGCTGGGACAAGGCCGAGGTCAGCATCGAGGCGGAAAAATCGGCCCGCAACGACGAGGAGCTGAAACGCATCGAGATCGTCGTCGAGGCGTCCGCCGATCAGGTTTCCATCCGCACCAAACACCACAAAGCCGAAGGAACCTCGTGGTGGCACCGCAACAGCAACACGCCCGGCGCGGTGCACTACGTTGTCCGCGTCCCCGCGAAACTCGTGCGCCTGAAGATCGATGCGATGAACTCCAACCTCTCCATCGACAAGGTCAGCGCCGCGATGAAGCTCGAGACCATGAACGGTCGCATCCGCGCCAACAGCCTCACCGGCGACGCCGAGCTCGACACCATGAACGGCCGCATTTCCGCCTCCTTCGACCGCCTCGGCGCCGGCCAAAAGGTCAACGTCGATACCATGAACGGCCAGTGCGAGATCTTCGTCCCCGCCGACGCCAGCGCCCGCGTGAACGCCTCTTCGATGAACGGCCGTGTCACCAGCGAACTGCCCATCACGATCGAAAAATCCTCCCGCCGCTCGCTCCACGGCGCCCTCGGCAAAGGCGAAGCCTCCGTCTCGATGGACTCGATGAACGGCTCGCTCTCGATTCGCGCTCGCACCTAA
- a CDS encoding ABC transporter permease, whose protein sequence is MSSLLHDLRFATRLLAKSPGFTAVAVATLAVAIGVNSAIFSLVNGLLLKPVVLERPHEVVGVFSARKDASRDYRQFSFAEYQSLLEAKDVFTQVAAVNFSLAGIGREPGEMHRSFAFMVTDGFFPLMGAKPAAGRFFNAEETRPNSNIAVVVASYALWQRMGGGADFVGSTLRVNDRPYTVIGIAPEGFSGISALIAPEVWLPTGVFSQIASAFGDGADVRDLAALKNYTLNVYARLAPGLTLESAKARLPVLEQRLTALQPPDAQGTREIQLTVPSKFSISTSPESDGALGLLATLLIAMAGAVLLIASLNLANMLLARGTARSREMAVRLAIGASRGQIVRQLLVEGLLLSILGGSLGLLLSYWSNTLLEKSFTALLSSMNFTLASGLQPDGTVLTVTTLFCLLSTLVFSLGPALKAARTDVVTDLKSNGAEATGTGRFNRFFAPRHVLVMVQMTLSLVLLFSAGLFLRGALNASGLDKGFDPANAVLAEMDFSLSNTPQQEGLRRMSDLADRVRALPGVESAGYTTLIPYGNITNTTRIMPANEPMPVTTDPKAPRPGSSGVEAGITPGFLRAIGVRILRGRDFTETEARDKNSPKVVIIDEGMAAKLFPNGDALGQRVKFTQAPTDGSVNELEIVGICSAHRHDLQDNSGNTAARRVYFPLAQRYNASVFLATRFAERDPQAVLATLPSFRAELRRIDTALPLLQLVPYASFLERSITLWVVRLGAVLFGVFGSIALALAVVGVYGVKAYAVERRTREIGIRMALGAERGDVFALIMKQGALQTVVSIAAGTVLSLLVGQVLATALFKVSPMDPLSLGLSAVLLGAATLAACYIPARRATRVSPTIALRAE, encoded by the coding sequence ATGTCCTCGCTGCTCCACGACCTCCGTTTCGCCACTCGTCTGCTCGCCAAAAGCCCCGGCTTCACCGCCGTCGCCGTCGCCACGCTCGCCGTGGCCATCGGTGTCAACTCCGCCATCTTTTCCCTCGTCAACGGCCTGCTCCTGAAGCCCGTCGTGCTCGAGCGCCCCCACGAGGTCGTCGGCGTTTTCTCCGCCCGCAAGGACGCCTCGCGCGACTACCGCCAGTTTTCCTTCGCCGAGTATCAGTCGCTCCTCGAGGCGAAGGACGTCTTCACCCAGGTCGCCGCGGTTAACTTCTCCCTCGCCGGCATCGGCCGCGAGCCGGGCGAGATGCACCGCAGCTTCGCGTTCATGGTGACCGACGGCTTCTTCCCGCTCATGGGCGCGAAGCCCGCCGCCGGCCGCTTCTTCAACGCCGAGGAAACCCGTCCCAATTCCAACATCGCCGTCGTCGTCGCCAGCTACGCGCTGTGGCAGCGGATGGGCGGCGGCGCCGACTTCGTCGGCTCCACGCTGCGGGTCAACGACCGCCCCTACACCGTCATCGGCATCGCGCCGGAAGGTTTCTCGGGCATCAGCGCGCTGATCGCCCCCGAAGTCTGGCTGCCCACCGGCGTCTTCTCCCAAATCGCCTCGGCCTTCGGCGACGGCGCAGACGTGCGCGACCTCGCCGCGTTGAAAAACTACACGCTCAACGTCTACGCGCGCCTCGCGCCCGGCCTCACCCTCGAATCCGCCAAGGCCCGCCTGCCCGTCCTCGAGCAACGCCTCACCGCGCTCCAGCCGCCCGACGCGCAGGGCACGCGCGAGATCCAGCTCACGGTGCCGAGCAAATTCAGCATCAGCACGAGCCCCGAGTCCGACGGCGCGCTCGGCCTTCTCGCCACGCTGCTCATCGCCATGGCCGGCGCCGTTCTCCTGATCGCGTCGCTCAACCTCGCCAACATGCTCCTCGCCCGCGGCACCGCGCGCTCTCGCGAAATGGCCGTTCGCCTCGCCATCGGCGCCAGCCGCGGCCAGATCGTGCGCCAGCTCCTCGTCGAAGGCCTGCTGCTCTCCATCCTCGGTGGTTCCCTCGGCCTGTTGCTCAGCTATTGGTCGAACACGCTGCTGGAAAAATCGTTCACCGCGCTGCTCAGCTCGATGAACTTCACGCTCGCCAGCGGCCTCCAGCCCGACGGCACCGTCCTCACCGTCACCACGCTGTTCTGCCTGCTCTCGACGCTCGTCTTCAGTCTCGGGCCCGCGCTCAAGGCCGCCCGCACCGACGTCGTCACCGATCTGAAGTCCAACGGCGCCGAAGCCACCGGCACCGGCCGCTTCAATCGCTTCTTCGCGCCGCGCCACGTGCTCGTCATGGTCCAGATGACGCTCTCGCTCGTGCTGCTGTTCAGCGCCGGCCTCTTCCTCCGCGGCGCGCTCAACGCCAGCGGCCTCGACAAGGGCTTCGATCCCGCCAACGCCGTGCTCGCCGAGATGGACTTCTCGCTCAGCAACACACCGCAACAGGAAGGCCTGCGCCGCATGAGCGACCTCGCCGACCGCGTCCGCGCGCTGCCGGGCGTCGAATCCGCCGGCTACACCACGCTCATCCCCTACGGCAACATCACCAACACCACGCGCATCATGCCCGCCAACGAGCCGATGCCCGTCACCACCGACCCGAAGGCACCGCGCCCCGGCTCCAGCGGTGTCGAAGCCGGCATCACGCCCGGCTTCCTCCGCGCCATCGGCGTGCGCATCCTCCGCGGCCGCGACTTCACCGAGACCGAGGCGCGCGACAAGAATTCACCCAAGGTCGTCATCATCGACGAAGGCATGGCCGCGAAACTCTTCCCCAACGGCGATGCCCTCGGCCAGCGCGTGAAATTCACGCAGGCTCCGACCGACGGCTCCGTCAACGAGCTTGAGATCGTCGGCATCTGCTCCGCGCATCGCCACGATTTGCAGGACAACAGCGGCAACACCGCCGCGCGCCGCGTCTACTTCCCGCTCGCGCAGCGCTACAACGCCTCCGTGTTCCTCGCCACGCGCTTCGCCGAACGCGACCCGCAAGCCGTCCTCGCGACGCTGCCGTCGTTCCGCGCCGAGCTGCGCCGCATCGACACCGCGCTGCCGCTGCTCCAGCTCGTGCCCTACGCTTCCTTCCTCGAGCGCAGCATCACGCTTTGGGTCGTGCGCCTCGGCGCCGTGCTCTTCGGCGTCTTCGGCAGCATCGCCCTCGCGCTCGCCGTGGTCGGCGTCTACGGCGTCAAGGCCTACGCGGTCGAACGGCGCACGCGCGAAATCGGCATCCGCATGGCGCTCGGCGCCGAGCGCGGCGACGTCTTTGCCCTCATCATGAAACAAGGCGCCTTGCAGACCGTCGTGTCCATCGCCGCCGGCACCGTCCTTTCTCTCCTCGTCGGCCAGGTGCTGGCCACCGCGTTGTTCAAGGTCAGTCCGATGGACCCGCTCTCGCTCGGTCTCTCCGCCGTGCTGCTCGGCGCCGCAACGCTCGCCGCCTGCTACATTCCCGCCCGCCGCGCCACCCGCGTGAGCCCGACCATCGCCCTCCGCGCCGAGTAG
- a CDS encoding serine/threonine protein kinase has translation MARKAQFLRAPPLRPDDEIFSDALELPPAERAAFLDRACADAAQRSRIDALLAGDAAARNFLDRPPVVPRIDLAEEKPGDRIGAYVLERRIGEGGCGVVYLAEQTEPIRRHVALKVIKLGMDTREVITRFEAERQTLAMMDHPCIARVFDAGATTTGRPFFVMEFVDGLPITRFCDEHRLTTEQRLDLFARVCLAIQHAHQKGIIHRDVKPSNVLVAMHDGTAMPKVIDFGIAKATQGRLAEHTLITRVDQLVGTPAYMSPEQVEARDHDIDTRSDVYSLGVLLYELLAGRPPYDPQSLLQAGAAEIRRIIREVDPPRPSTRLATLAAADRDTVARLRGAAAVQLSSVLRGDLDWIVMRCLEKDRTRRYGTAFELADDVRRHLRREAVVARPPDALYRARKFVSRHRVACASAAAIATSLVAGTIVSLVQAERARRAEVIARAERDIAQAAQFAETVARTDAQRRQEQAEALLTFMLGDFRTELKKIGKLSLLDAVGDKAMAHFAALDSKDLTDAALTQQAKALTQIGEIRLDQARYADASKAFEAAYQRSAALVTRHPANAEMLFERAQAEFWIGFTARRRGEFSLAREWFTRYRDSANALVKAEGPTLRALRESSSGEHNLAVLEFEQGNWSQAQAGFEAVRQTRERLRAANPADLSIQAQLADNSSWLGRLAESDGRYADALARYGDMNRVLEQLSQSEPNVPRWRARLADGLVFSATVLSFTGELERAAEKLREAQSIYTSLADSDHQNQQWRRLSFSVTLQRAEQAIGRRDLEQAGQILSSVRKEIGDLAASEPSSQTFRLRLATTYRLDARLNLEQSPDRALVAAERAASMLQSLLTTDPNDAWAIWEYAQSVLLAGRAEVALQRPAEARRRWESLIGLLTPRIKRTPREWRLLDPLAQASALVGDSNTARSLAAELKRHGYRAVDPLSASTLEAP, from the coding sequence ATTGCCCGCAAAGCGCAATTCCTCCGCGCCCCGCCCTTGAGACCCGACGACGAAATCTTCTCCGACGCCCTCGAACTGCCGCCCGCCGAACGCGCCGCCTTCCTCGACCGAGCCTGCGCTGACGCTGCGCAGCGCAGCCGCATCGACGCCCTGCTCGCCGGCGACGCCGCCGCACGCAACTTCCTCGACCGGCCGCCGGTCGTGCCCCGCATCGACCTTGCCGAGGAGAAACCGGGCGACCGCATCGGCGCCTACGTGCTCGAACGCCGCATCGGCGAAGGTGGTTGCGGCGTCGTCTACCTCGCCGAACAAACCGAGCCGATCCGCCGCCACGTCGCGCTGAAGGTCATCAAGCTCGGCATGGACACGCGCGAAGTCATCACGCGCTTTGAGGCGGAGCGGCAGACGCTAGCGATGATGGACCACCCGTGCATCGCGCGAGTCTTCGACGCCGGCGCGACCACCACCGGCCGGCCGTTCTTCGTGATGGAATTCGTCGATGGCCTGCCGATCACGCGCTTCTGCGACGAACACCGGCTCACGACCGAGCAGCGCCTCGACCTCTTCGCCCGCGTCTGCCTCGCCATCCAACACGCGCATCAAAAGGGCATCATCCATCGCGACGTCAAACCGTCGAACGTCCTCGTCGCGATGCACGACGGCACCGCGATGCCCAAGGTCATCGACTTCGGCATCGCCAAAGCCACGCAAGGGCGCCTCGCCGAGCACACACTCATCACACGCGTCGATCAGCTCGTCGGCACGCCCGCCTACATGAGCCCGGAGCAAGTCGAGGCGCGCGACCACGACATCGACACGCGCAGCGACGTCTACTCGCTCGGCGTGCTCCTCTACGAACTCCTCGCCGGCCGCCCGCCCTACGACCCGCAATCGCTCCTCCAAGCCGGCGCCGCCGAGATTCGCCGCATCATCCGCGAAGTCGATCCGCCGCGTCCGTCCACGCGACTCGCCACGCTCGCCGCCGCCGACCGCGACACCGTCGCCCGCCTCCGCGGCGCCGCCGCCGTGCAGCTCAGCTCGGTGCTCCGCGGCGATCTCGACTGGATCGTCATGCGGTGTCTCGAGAAGGACCGCACCCGCCGTTACGGCACGGCGTTCGAACTCGCGGACGACGTGCGCCGCCACCTCCGCCGCGAAGCCGTCGTCGCCCGCCCGCCCGACGCGCTCTATCGTGCGCGGAAATTTGTTTCGCGGCACCGCGTCGCCTGCGCCAGCGCCGCCGCGATCGCCACGTCGCTCGTCGCCGGCACGATCGTCAGCCTCGTCCAAGCCGAACGCGCGCGTCGCGCCGAGGTCATCGCGCGCGCCGAGCGCGACATCGCCCAAGCCGCCCAATTCGCCGAGACCGTCGCCCGCACCGACGCCCAGCGCCGTCAGGAACAAGCCGAGGCGCTGCTCACGTTCATGCTCGGCGATTTCCGCACCGAGCTGAAGAAAATCGGCAAACTCAGCCTGCTCGACGCCGTCGGCGACAAGGCGATGGCGCACTTCGCCGCGCTCGACTCGAAGGACCTGACCGACGCAGCGCTGACCCAGCAGGCGAAAGCGCTCACGCAGATCGGCGAAATCCGCCTCGACCAAGCGCGCTACGCCGATGCGTCGAAGGCCTTCGAAGCCGCCTACCAACGCTCCGCCGCACTCGTGACGCGCCATCCCGCCAACGCCGAGATGCTGTTCGAGCGCGCGCAGGCCGAATTCTGGATCGGTTTCACCGCCCGCCGCAGAGGCGAATTCTCCCTGGCGCGCGAGTGGTTCACCCGGTATCGCGATTCAGCCAACGCACTCGTGAAAGCCGAGGGGCCCACGCTCCGCGCGCTGCGCGAAAGCAGCTCCGGCGAACACAATCTGGCGGTGCTCGAGTTTGAACAGGGCAACTGGTCGCAGGCCCAAGCCGGATTTGAAGCCGTTCGCCAGACACGCGAGCGATTGCGCGCCGCCAATCCGGCGGACCTTTCGATCCAGGCGCAGCTCGCCGACAACTCTTCGTGGCTCGGGCGACTCGCCGAGTCCGACGGCCGCTATGCCGACGCGCTGGCCCGTTACGGCGACATGAACCGAGTGCTCGAACAGCTGAGCCAATCGGAGCCGAACGTTCCCCGTTGGCGGGCAAGACTCGCAGACGGGCTGGTGTTTTCGGCAACCGTTCTCTCCTTCACCGGCGAGTTGGAGCGCGCCGCGGAGAAGCTGCGCGAAGCCCAATCGATCTACACCTCGCTCGCCGACAGCGATCACCAGAACCAGCAGTGGCGCCGCCTCTCCTTCTCCGTGACACTGCAGCGTGCGGAACAGGCGATCGGGCGCCGCGACCTCGAACAGGCTGGCCAGATTCTCTCCTCGGTCCGCAAGGAGATCGGAGACCTCGCCGCGAGCGAACCTTCCTCCCAAACATTCCGCCTGCGTCTTGCCACCACTTATCGCCTCGATGCCCGGCTCAACCTTGAGCAATCACCGGACAGAGCCCTGGTCGCGGCCGAACGGGCCGCATCGATGCTTCAATCGCTGCTGACCACGGATCCCAATGACGCGTGGGCGATTTGGGAGTATGCCCAATCGGTCCTGCTTGCCGGTCGCGCCGAAGTCGCGTTGCAGCGCCCGGCCGAAGCCCGCCGCCGCTGGGAAAGCCTGATCGGCCTGCTCACACCGCGAATCAAACGAACCCCGCGCGAATGGCGTCTGCTTGATCCGCTCGCCCAAGCCAGCGCCCTGGTCGGCGACTCAAATACCGCGCGGTCACTCGCCGCCGAGCTAAAGCGCCACGGTTATCGCGCCGTTGATCCTCTGTCCGCTTCCACCCTGGAGGCTCCCTGA
- a CDS encoding ABC transporter permease produces MTSLLQDLRFGLRLFAKAPGFTVAAIAVLALGIGLNTAVFSLTYSLAFSPRPFPEPERIVQLYTHDRKEPANYRAFSYPLYREIAARSDLFSGVLAHALSIVGVGEKGETRRSFSALVSSNYFDALGVRLLQGRPFTPAEERPGSAVAVTIVSYEYWRKTGFNPALVGSTLRINERPCTVIGIAPRGFSGTMMLVGPELYFPLGMFDLLSDDFEGRAKRTLERADTFNLFLVARLAPGVTREAATSALGALGTALEKDFPVEFKDKTVGLGSLPRLSTSTAPSEEKSVRLVGFLLLGMAGAMLLVVCLNLAGLLLARGNARRKEFAIRLALGGGRARLVRQLLVEGLVLTLGGGSIGVLLAGYVNGLVAQTLNTRLPITLFLADGVTPVIVAATAAFCLLATLFFALGPALKFARTDVLTDLKGNSGEDATARHRRWLPRHPLVVAQIALSLALLVASVLFMRMALGLATVENGYHAEHTLMVEVDAALGGFNEAQTRDLYRAVQDRLAALPGVAQSSLGSIAPFGFTSISRPVRRAGINPGPDAKPATAAEGLAFDPAWNSVGVGYFAAMGLPILRGRDFTRAETDAPGSPLVAIIDEELARRLWPDGDALGQRLQWADRDAPRANASSGGGIGDSQELSVRPGEAKIVEIVGIVRSTRDDIGQKTAGPALYVPFAQGHRNNVFFYVRSNANTREAALALLDPTRRAVREAAPGLPMFKVQTFSDHLASNIEIWLSQFSSALFGFFSLVAMIVSVVGIYGVKSYSVSRRTREIGVRMALGAQPREVRAMILRESAVIAGSGIAIGLLLSLAVGQAMAAVFTDVPAFDLWVFSGAALAFAIASLAACWSPASRATRVNPLEALRAE; encoded by the coding sequence ATGACCTCCCTGCTCCAAGATCTCCGCTTCGGTCTCCGCCTGTTCGCCAAGGCGCCCGGCTTCACCGTCGCCGCCATCGCCGTGCTCGCCCTCGGCATCGGCCTGAACACCGCGGTATTCAGCCTCACCTACTCGCTCGCGTTCAGCCCGCGTCCGTTCCCGGAACCTGAGCGCATCGTGCAACTCTACACGCACGACCGGAAGGAACCGGCGAACTACCGCGCGTTCTCCTACCCGCTCTACCGCGAGATCGCGGCCCGCTCCGATCTTTTCTCCGGCGTGCTCGCGCACGCGCTCAGCATCGTCGGCGTCGGTGAAAAAGGCGAAACCCGCCGCTCGTTCTCCGCGCTCGTCAGCTCCAACTATTTCGACGCGCTCGGCGTGCGCCTGCTCCAAGGCCGCCCGTTCACGCCCGCGGAGGAACGCCCCGGCTCCGCCGTGGCCGTCACGATCGTGAGCTACGAGTATTGGCGCAAAACCGGTTTCAACCCCGCCCTCGTCGGCTCGACGCTGCGGATCAACGAGCGCCCCTGCACCGTCATCGGCATCGCGCCGCGCGGATTCTCCGGCACGATGATGCTCGTGGGGCCGGAACTCTATTTCCCGCTCGGGATGTTCGACCTGCTGAGCGACGATTTCGAGGGGCGCGCCAAGCGCACGCTCGAACGCGCCGACACCTTCAACCTCTTCCTCGTCGCCCGGCTCGCCCCGGGCGTGACACGCGAGGCCGCGACCTCCGCCCTCGGCGCGCTCGGCACCGCGCTGGAAAAGGACTTCCCCGTCGAGTTCAAGGACAAGACCGTGGGACTCGGCTCCCTGCCCCGCCTCAGCACGAGCACGGCGCCATCGGAGGAGAAAAGCGTCAGGCTCGTGGGCTTCCTGCTCCTGGGCATGGCCGGGGCGATGCTCCTCGTCGTCTGCCTCAACCTCGCCGGGCTCCTCCTCGCCCGCGGCAACGCGCGGCGCAAGGAATTCGCCATCCGTCTTGCCCTCGGCGGCGGGCGCGCCCGGCTCGTCCGCCAGCTTCTGGTCGAGGGTCTCGTCCTCACGCTGGGCGGCGGTTCGATCGGTGTCCTGTTGGCGGGCTACGTCAACGGCCTCGTCGCCCAAACGCTCAACACGCGTCTGCCCATCACGCTTTTCCTCGCCGACGGGGTCACGCCGGTGATCGTGGCCGCCACCGCCGCATTCTGCCTGCTCGCGACGCTCTTCTTCGCGCTCGGGCCGGCGCTCAAATTCGCGCGCACCGACGTGCTGACGGACTTGAAGGGCAACTCCGGCGAAGACGCCACCGCCCGTCACCGCCGCTGGCTGCCGCGTCACCCGCTGGTCGTCGCCCAGATCGCGTTGTCGCTGGCGCTGCTCGTCGCCTCCGTCCTGTTCATGCGCATGGCGCTCGGCCTCGCCACGGTCGAAAACGGCTACCACGCCGAGCACACGCTGATGGTCGAAGTCGACGCCGCGCTCGGCGGCTTCAACGAGGCCCAAACCCGCGATCTCTACCGCGCGGTCCAGGATCGCCTCGCCGCGCTTCCGGGCGTCGCGCAATCCAGCCTGGGCTCGATCGCGCCGTTCGGCTTCACCAGCATCAGCCGCCCGGTGCGGCGCGCCGGCATCAACCCCGGTCCCGACGCCAAACCGGCGACCGCCGCCGAGGGGCTCGCCTTCGATCCCGCATGGAATTCCGTCGGCGTGGGTTACTTTGCCGCGATGGGCCTGCCGATCCTGCGCGGTCGCGATTTTACCCGCGCGGAAACGGACGCCCCCGGCAGCCCGCTCGTCGCCATCATCGATGAGGAGCTGGCGCGCCGCCTCTGGCCCGACGGCGACGCGCTCGGCCAGCGCCTGCAGTGGGCCGATCGCGATGCGCCGCGCGCGAATGCCTCGTCCGGCGGCGGCATCGGCGATTCGCAGGAGCTTTCCGTGCGTCCCGGAGAGGCGAAGATCGTCGAGATTGTCGGCATCGTCCGTTCCACCCGCGATGACATCGGACAAAAGACCGCCGGCCCCGCGCTCTACGTCCCGTTCGCCCAAGGACACCGCAACAACGTCTTCTTCTACGTGCGCTCCAACGCGAACACCCGCGAGGCCGCGCTCGCCCTGCTCGATCCCACCCGCCGCGCCGTTCGCGAGGCCGCACCGGGTCTGCCCATGTTCAAGGTGCAGACCTTCAGCGACCATCTCGCCTCCAACATCGAGATCTGGCTTTCCCAATTCAGCTCCGCCCTCTTTGGCTTCTTCAGCCTCGTGGCCATGATCGTCTCGGTGGTCGGCATCTATGGCGTCAAATCCTACTCGGTGTCGCGCCGCACGCGGGAGATCGGCGTCCGTATGGCCTTGGGCGCGCAACCGCGCGAAGTGCGCGCCATGATCCTCCGTGAAAGCGCCGTCATTGCCGGCTCGGGTATCGCGATCGGCCTGCTCCTTTCGCTCGCCGTCGGCCAGGCGATGGCCGCGGTCTTCACCGATGTGCCTGCGTTCGACCTGTGGGTGTTCTCCGGCGCTGCCCTCGCGTTCGCCATCGCGAGCCTGGCCGCCTGCTGGTCGCCCGCCAGCCGCGCCACGCGCGTCAACCCGCTGGAGGCGCTCCGCGCGGAATAA